A genomic segment from Malus domestica chromosome 05, GDT2T_hap1 encodes:
- the LOC139196051 gene encoding uncharacterized protein, translated as MAGSTSFELRTPIFNGENYEFWNIKMHTILKSHGLWELVEIGFTIPETSTVVVVADEKKENDAATETPTNVAKIIMKDAKALGLIQGAVTDQIFPRISNEETSKGAWDIL; from the coding sequence ATGGCTGGATCAACGAGTTTTGAGCTTCGCACTCCCATTTTCAATGGTGAGAACTATGAATTCTGGAATATCAAAATGCATACCATTCTCAAGTCTCATGGACTGTGGGAGCTCGTAGAGATTGGGTTCACTATCCCAGAAACATCTACTGTGGTTGTGGTAGCTGATGAAAAGAAGGAGAATGATGCAGCTACTGAAACTCCAACAAATGTTGCAAAGATCATAATGAAGGATGCAAAGGCTCTTGGGTTGATCCAAGGAGCTGTGACTGATCAGATTTTCCCCAGGATCTCTAACGAAGAAACCTCCAAGGGAGCTTGGGATATTCTATAG